From the genome of Nitrospira sp., one region includes:
- the panB gene encoding 3-methyl-2-oxobutanoate hydroxymethyltransferase: MTIPELQKCKREQRKITVVTAYDALFARLAEQAGIEVLLVGDSLGVVVQGKSNTLSVTMDDMLYHTRLVAGSVRKALVIGDMPFMSYQANLDDALRNAGRFIQAGAAAVKLEGGVAVVDRVAAMTKVGIPVMGHLGMTPQSVHQYGGYKVQGKGKDRGQQLIADAQALEAAGAFAMVLEAIPADLAETVTRSVTIPTIGIGAGPQCDGQVLVIYDLLGLFDEFVPKFVKPYGHLKTDAIHALRRYKDEVEQGAFPSDSESYH; encoded by the coding sequence ATGACGATTCCCGAGTTGCAGAAATGCAAGCGGGAGCAGCGCAAGATTACTGTGGTCACGGCCTATGATGCCTTGTTCGCCCGCCTGGCGGAGCAGGCGGGGATCGAGGTGCTCCTGGTCGGTGATTCGTTGGGCGTCGTCGTGCAGGGCAAGTCCAATACGCTCTCCGTGACTATGGACGACATGCTGTATCACACCAGGCTCGTGGCCGGGTCGGTGCGCAAGGCGTTGGTCATCGGCGATATGCCGTTCATGTCCTACCAGGCCAACCTGGATGATGCCCTCCGTAATGCCGGTCGTTTTATCCAAGCCGGCGCGGCTGCTGTGAAATTGGAAGGCGGTGTGGCTGTCGTCGATCGTGTTGCCGCCATGACCAAGGTCGGCATCCCTGTCATGGGCCATCTCGGGATGACCCCGCAGTCGGTGCACCAATATGGCGGCTACAAAGTGCAGGGGAAAGGCAAAGACCGAGGCCAGCAGCTGATTGCCGATGCGCAGGCGTTGGAAGCGGCCGGAGCCTTCGCGATGGTGCTGGAAGCAATTCCCGCCGATCTCGCAGAGACCGTGACGCGGTCTGTGACGATTCCCACCATAGGCATTGGCGCCGGGCCTCAGTGTGACGGGCAGGTGCTGGTGATCTACGATCTCCTGGGCCTGTTCGACGAGTTCGTCCCCAAATTCGTGAAGCCCTACGGCCATCTCAAGACCGATGCGATCCATGCGCTTCGCCGGTACAAGGATGAAGTCGAGCAGGGCGCCTTTCCTTCAGATTCCGAAAGCTACCACTAG
- a CDS encoding symmetrical bis(5'-nucleosyl)-tetraphosphatase translates to MATYAIGDVQGCFASLTELTQTIGFNASQDRLWFAGDLVNRGPASLQVLRYIRGLGSAGVMVLGNHDLFLLAVAAGVTPLRPKDTLGHILDAPDGQALIDWLRQQPLLHRQDAYLLVHAGLLPDWTADQAEQLAIEAQTALRGDEYVATLRALHPSSQLQWNPDLTGPTRLASIIKVLTRIRTCSPAGVMESFFSGPPDLAPQGFHPWFDIPGRRSATATVVFGHWAAMGLRLATNLLALDSGCVYGRHLTAVRLEDRKVFQVRCRDARGGT, encoded by the coding sequence ATGGCGACCTATGCAATCGGTGACGTGCAGGGCTGCTTCGCGTCCCTGACGGAGCTCACACAGACCATTGGGTTCAATGCGAGCCAGGACCGGCTGTGGTTCGCCGGAGATCTCGTCAACCGTGGGCCCGCCTCGCTTCAGGTGTTACGCTATATTCGCGGACTCGGGTCCGCCGGGGTTATGGTCCTCGGCAATCATGATCTTTTCCTGCTCGCCGTCGCCGCCGGAGTCACGCCCCTTCGCCCCAAGGATACCCTGGGGCACATCTTAGACGCTCCGGATGGCCAGGCACTCATCGACTGGCTCCGGCAACAACCGCTCCTCCATCGCCAAGACGCCTACCTGCTCGTGCATGCGGGGCTGCTGCCGGATTGGACGGCGGACCAGGCCGAACAACTCGCGATCGAAGCCCAAACGGCCCTCCGCGGAGACGAGTATGTCGCCACGCTGCGCGCGCTGCATCCCAGCAGCCAGTTGCAGTGGAATCCTGATCTCACGGGTCCGACCCGCTTGGCCAGCATCATCAAGGTGCTGACACGCATTCGAACCTGTTCACCAGCAGGTGTCATGGAATCGTTCTTTTCCGGACCGCCTGATCTCGCCCCGCAAGGCTTTCACCCGTGGTTTGACATTCCCGGACGACGTAGCGCGACAGCCACAGTCGTGTTCGGCCACTGGGCCGCCATGGGATTGAGGCTTGCCACGAATCTGTTGGCCTTGGATAGCGGCTGCGTGTACGGGCGACACTTGACCGCGGTTCGTCTAGAGGATCGCAAGGTCTTTCAGGTACGCTGCCGGGACGCGCGGGGCGGCACCTGA
- a CDS encoding DUF309 domain-containing protein, which translates to MYNWAYWWESHEVFEGFWHTYGRSTSAGNFFQALIQCAAANLKRELGNEASTRKLAAHGLARLRETPSFYMGLDTATFAEEIASWLNERGPAVRIRLACPGAPEAPRLP; encoded by the coding sequence TTGTACAACTGGGCCTATTGGTGGGAATCACACGAAGTGTTCGAAGGATTCTGGCACACCTATGGTCGCTCGACTTCAGCGGGCAACTTCTTCCAAGCACTCATTCAATGCGCAGCCGCCAACCTGAAACGCGAACTCGGCAACGAGGCCTCCACCCGCAAACTTGCCGCGCACGGCCTCGCCCGCCTGCGAGAGACGCCTAGTTTCTACATGGGCCTGGACACGGCAACTTTTGCCGAAGAGATCGCAAGCTGGCTGAATGAGCGCGGGCCGGCTGTGCGCATCCGACTGGCATGTCCGGGAGCGCCGGAGGCACCCCGGCTGCCGTGA
- a CDS encoding methylenetetrahydrofolate reductase, with translation MSREPRRLKDVLAQGQFAVTVEYNPPKGTNLTSVVDSAKALVGRVHGVNVTDNTAAVVRAGSLPVCRVLYELGHDPVMQLTCRDRNRIAMQSDLMGAHILGIRNILCLTGDYPTVGDHKDAKPVYDLDSVQVMQLVKGLNAGKDYAGNKLDGSTDFTIGGAVTPEADPLGPMLVKFETKVRAGVEFFQTQAIYNPEQFKVFMQAVRPFKVKVLAGILLLRNAKMAEFMNANIPGVSVPQDMIDEMRAAGDTRALDAGVEIAVRTIKAVRPYCDGVHIMAIKATDRIPDILTKAELS, from the coding sequence ATGAGCCGGGAGCCGCGGCGACTCAAGGACGTATTGGCGCAGGGGCAGTTTGCCGTCACGGTGGAATACAATCCTCCCAAGGGCACCAACCTGACGTCTGTGGTCGACAGCGCAAAAGCGCTGGTCGGCCGCGTGCATGGCGTGAATGTCACCGACAATACGGCGGCAGTGGTCCGCGCCGGCTCCTTGCCGGTGTGCCGCGTGCTGTATGAGTTGGGGCACGATCCGGTCATGCAGCTGACTTGCCGGGATCGGAACCGGATCGCCATGCAGTCAGATCTGATGGGCGCCCATATCCTCGGGATTCGCAACATTCTCTGCTTGACCGGCGATTACCCCACCGTCGGTGACCACAAGGATGCCAAGCCGGTGTATGACCTCGATTCAGTTCAGGTCATGCAACTGGTGAAAGGTCTCAATGCCGGGAAAGACTATGCCGGTAACAAACTTGATGGCTCCACGGACTTCACGATAGGCGGGGCCGTCACGCCGGAGGCCGATCCACTCGGTCCTATGCTGGTGAAGTTTGAGACCAAGGTGCGGGCGGGTGTTGAGTTCTTCCAAACTCAGGCGATCTACAACCCTGAGCAGTTCAAAGTGTTCATGCAGGCGGTCCGCCCGTTCAAGGTGAAGGTGCTGGCCGGCATTCTGCTGCTGCGCAACGCCAAAATGGCGGAGTTCATGAACGCCAACATTCCCGGTGTATCGGTGCCTCAGGACATGATCGACGAAATGCGCGCTGCTGGTGATACGCGCGCGCTCGACGCGGGTGTGGAGATTGCCGTCCGCACGATCAAGGCGGTGCGCCCCTATTGTGATGGCGTCCACATCATGGCGATCAAGGCCACGGATCGTATCCCGGACATTCTCACCAAGGCGGAGTTGAGCTGA